A window of Ipomoea triloba cultivar NCNSP0323 chromosome 2, ASM357664v1 contains these coding sequences:
- the LOC116010304 gene encoding protein DJ-1 homolog B-like: MVAAIPHLHCHLTPCLTLSRKFKTPQNLSLLTPSNYRENFKCFSLSGSATISVMASAAKKVLVPVANGTEPIEAVVQIDILRRAGAEVTVASVEKELRVDALHGVKIVADALLSDCADTEFDLISLPGGMPGASTLRDCKTLESIIKKQAESKRLYAAICASPAVALGPWGLLKGLKATCYPSFMEQLSSSANAVESRVQVDGNVVTSRGPGTVMEYGVALVEQLYGKEKAEEVLGPLVMRPNHGDEYTFAELNSVNWTVTNSPQILVPIANGSEEMEALIIVDVLRRAKAQVVVASVDDSLETVASRNVKLVADVLLEDAAKNAYDLIVLPGGLGGAQAFASSEKLVNMLKKQRESNKPYGAICASPALVLEPHGLLKGKKATAFPAMCNKLSDPSEADNRVIVDGYLITSRGPGTTMEFALAIVEKFLGRNKALELAKGMVFVQP; the protein is encoded by the exons ATGGTGGCTGCCATTCCACATTTGCATTGCCACCTCACCCCCTGCTTAACACTATCGAGAAAATTCAAAACCCCTCAAAATCTCTCACTTCTCACTCCATCAAATTATCGCGAGAATTTCAAGTGCTTTTCGCTCTCAGGCTCAGCTACCATTTCAGTCATGGCTTCTGCTGCTAAAAAG GTTTTGGTGCCGGTGGCGAACGGGACGGAGCCGATTGAGGCGGTGGTGCAAATCGACATACTGCGGAGAGCTGGGGCCGAAGTTACGGTGGCTTCGGTGGAGAAGGAGCTTCGAGTCGATGCCTTACACGGAGTCAAGATCGTTGCCGATGCACTCCTTTCCGATTGCGCCGATACTGAGTTCGATCTCATCTCTCTCCCT GGAGGGATGCCTGGTGCATCTACTCTTAGAGACTGCAAGACTTTGGAAAGCATCATTAAAAAACAGGCTGAAAGCAAACGATTATATGCTGCAATATGTGCCTCCCCTGCAGTAGCTCTTGGACCGTGGGGACTGTTGAAGGGGCTTAAG GCAACTTGTTACCCATCTTTCATGGAGCAGCTGTCATCTTCTGCAAATGCTGTTGAATCAAGAGTGCAGGTGGATGGCAATGTTGTGACAAGTCGTGGACCTGGAACTGTCATGGAGTATGGTGTTGCACTAGTTGAGCAATTGTATGGAAAGGAGAAAGCTGAAGAAGTCTTGGGGCCACTG GTGATGCGCCCTAATCACGGTGATGAGTATACATTTGCTGAACTCAATTCAGTAAATTGGACAGTTACCAATAGCCCACAG ATACTTGTACCCATTGCTAATGGTTCTGAGGAGATGGAAGCTCTTATTATTGTTGATGTACTTAGACGGGCTAAAGCTCAAGTAGTGGTGGCATCTGTGGACGATTCACTCGAGACTGTTGCTTCCAGGAATGTGAAACTGGTTGCTGATGTACTGCTTGAGGATGCTGCTAAGAATGCATATGATCTTATTGTCTTGCCA GGTGGTCTAGGCGGTGCTCAAGCATTTGCATCCTCAGAAAAGCTGGTCAATATGTTGAAAAAGCAGAGAGAATCAAACAAACCATATGGAGCAATTTGTGCTTCTCCTGCATTAGTCCTAGAACCACATGGCTTGCTCAAG GGTAAGAAGGCTACAGCTTTTCCAGCAATGTGCAATAAGCTATCTGACCCAAGCGAAGCAGACAACAGGGTGATAGTTGATGGCTATCTCATCACTAGCAGAGGGCCAGGAACTACAATGGAGTTTGCACTGGCCATTGTAGAAAAGTTTCTCGGGCGTAATAAAGCCCTAGAGCTTGCCAAGGGGATGGTTTTTGTGCAGCCGTAA
- the LOC116010305 gene encoding cold-responsive protein kinase 1-like, which yields MTCFPVCCRRKSSPPRHQIDIEEEVSSIQNAKLYSYKELCSATGDFSPLNKIGEGGFGAVYKGRLGDGTLAAIKVLSAESRQGVKEFLTEIVVISGLEHENLVKLHGCCVEGEHRILVYGYLENNSLAQTLLGSGSSGIQFSWSARARICIGVARGLAFLHEEVQPPIIHRDIKASNILLDKDFTPKISDFGLAKLFPQGLTHISTRVAGTPGYLAPEYVIRSQLTRKADIYSFEILLLEIVSGRSNTNKRLPIDDQYLLETAWRFYQKGEPVELVDISLGENFNVDEACRYIKIALLCTHFMPNSRPSMSSVVKMLTGEEDVDDTKISEPGLLTELVGFRNRKKKNLQILSAAGSGNEDKSPWNTSICTTQATMTFTSISDRST from the exons ATGACTTGTTTCCCTGTCTGTTGCAGAAGGAAATCGTCTCCCCCGAGGCATCAAATCGACATTGAAGAAG AGGTTTCAAGCATTCAGAATGCTAAGCTGTACAGTTACAAAGAACTGTGTTCCGCAACTGGAGATTTTAGCCCTTTGAACAAGATTGGAGAAGGAGGGTTTGGTGCTGTCTACAAG GGGAGGCTGGGTGATGGAACATTAGCGGCTATTAAGGTGCTTTCTGCTGAGTCAAGACAGGGGGTGAAGGAGTTTTTGACAGAAATAGTGGTTATCTCAGGTTTAGAACATGAGAATCTGGTGAAGCTACATGGATGTTGTGTAGAAGGGGAGCATAGGATTTTGGTCTATGGCTATCTTGAAAATAATAGCCTTGCTCAAACTCTTCTTG GATCTGGGTCCAGTGGCATTCAGTTTAGCTGGAGTGCTAGGGCTAGAATATGTATAGGGGTTGCCAGGGGACTTGCATTCCTCCATGAAGAAGTCCAACCGCCTATTATCCATAGAGATATTAAAGCCAGCAATATTCTTCTCGATAAAGATTTCACTCCGAAGATTTCGGATTTTGGGCTTGCAAAGCTATTCCCCCAAGGTTTGACTCATATTAGCACCCGTGTTGCTGGAACTCC GGGTTATTTGGCTCCAGAGTATGTGATACGTTCCCAGTTGACAAGAAAAGCTGATATTTATAGTTTTGAAATTCTCCTTTTGGAAATTGTTAGTGGAAGATCAAACACTAACAAACGACTACCTATTGATGATCAATATCTTCTTGAAACG GCGTGGAGATTCTATCAGAAAGGGGAGCCTGTTGAGTTGGTTGATATATCACTGGGAGAGAACTTCAATGTAGATGAAGCTTGTAGATACATAAAGATTGCTTTGTTATGCACCCATTTCATGCCCAATAGCCGACCATCTATGTCTAGTGTGGTGAAAATGCTGACAGGTGAAGAGGATGTTGATGATACGAAGATATCGGAGCCAGGTCTGTTAACTGAGCTCGTAGGTTTCCGGAATCGAAAGAAAAAGAACCTGCAAATTTTATCTGCTGCTGGCTCAGGGAATGAAGATAAGTCGCCCTGGAACACTAGCATCTGTACAACACAAGCAACCATGACTTTCACCTCCATATCTGATCGGAGTACTTGA
- the LOC116011120 gene encoding uncharacterized protein LOC116011120 — MASPNPQGSPAAATADQHRLHVTVASSPLTPQMVEGNNENIMDGADLTETSAGEKRKRDGKLRSVVWQHFTKLIREDGTCDKCKCNHCNKLFTCSSRSGTTHLLRHVTEGICPVFKLDKKDKPHNNTSFTCSTGNTDRRGNIIPWKFDHQPLTHPPIEQSIDMHNDLLVEGLEDLDRQTGGYPDGDFVGQSSTSAYAKLPQQNATQSQSPLTADSWMNELRACTNKLVKLTNELLPNGISLKSSSAVSGPDYSIGAAIKCLNEMEDAIPESSTAYLDALDIVRDPVERECFLCLNPETRRRWLRRMLHRRYPLRYNTDI, encoded by the exons ATGGCTTCGCCCAACCCGCAGGGCTCGCCTGCCGCGGCCACCGCCGATCAGCATCGGCTGCACGTCACCGTAGCGTCATCTCCTTTAACTCCGCAG ATGGTAGAAGGaaacaatgaaaatattatGGATGGTGCAGATCTGACTGAAACAAGCGCGGGTGAGAAACGAAAAAGGGACGGGAAGTTGAGATCTGTTGTTTGGCAACATTTCACAAAGCTTATCAGGGAGGATGGAACTTGCGATAAATGCAAATGTAACCATTGCAATAAGCTCTTCACTTGCTCGAGCCGAAGTGGAACAACTCATCTGCTTCGTCACGTAACTGAGGGAATATGCCCAGTATTTAAGCTCGACAAGAAGGATAAACCACATAACAACACAAGTTTCACCTGTTCAACTGGTAACACCGATCGAAGAGGAAACATCATTCCTTGGAAATTCGATCATCAGCCACTCACTCATCCACCCATCGAGCAGTCCATCGACATGCACAATGACTTATTGGTCGAGGGCTTAGAAGATCTTGACCGTCAAACTGGTGGATACCCAGATGGCGACTTTGTTGGACAATCATCAACCTCTGCATACGCTAAACTTCCTCAACAAAACGCAACACAGTCGCAATCTCCACTCACTGCAGACTCATGGATGAACGAGTTGAGAGCCTGCACAAATAAACTCGTCAAGCTCACGAATGAGCTTCTTCCTAACGGTATATCCTTGAAGAGCTCTTCTGCAGTCAGCGGCCCCGATTACTCTATAGGCGCCGCCATAAAGTGCTTGAATGAAATGGAAGACGCCATTCCAGAATCAAGCACAGCATATCTCGATGCTCTTGATATTGTCCGGGATCCCGTAGAAAGGGAGTGTTTTCTTTGTCTAAACCCAGAGACGCGTCGAAGATGGCTGCGTAGGATGCTGCATCGCCGCTATCCCTTGCGCTATAATACTGACATTTGA
- the LOC116011033 gene encoding multiple organellar RNA editing factor 8, chloroplastic/mitochondrial — MATLLSRSLITAGKQAISIALFRSYSSLTPPRNFLAFSAFRLRPLVSISPAVRQLYPAAYTAVRGLATRQTSSSLNDPNPNWSNRPPKETILLDGCDFEHWLVVMEKPEGDPTRDDIIDSYIKTLAQVVGSEEEARMKIYSVSTRHYYAFGALVSEELSYKLKELKGVRWVLPDSYLDVKNKDYGGEPFINGQAVPYDPKYHEEWVRNNARANERNRRNDRPRNFDRSRNFERRQMANQNAQNPGPRPNFQPGPGPNQGNFAPGPNQGNFAPGPNQGNFAPGPNQGNNSPSNYGPGPNQSNPASWPNQNSSAPGPNQNNYAPGQNQNYPPPPGPNQHNYPPPPGPNQQNYPPPGPNQHMSANYAPGPNQNYTPGPNPNYYPPGPNQNNYAPNMDGRNPSQNQNIPPPNYHQ, encoded by the exons ATGGCGACTTTGCTCTCTCGTTCTCTCATCACCGCCGGAAAGCAGGCCATTAGCATCGCTCTCTTTCGCTCATATTCCTCTCTTACTCCGCCACGCAACTTTCTCGCTTTCTCCGCCTTCCGCCTCCGCCCGCTGGTGTCAATCTCCCCCGCCGTCCGCCAACTCTATCCAGCAGCGTACACTGCAGTGCGGGGACTCGCGACTCGGCAGACCTCGTCGTCCCTCAATGATCCGAATCCTAACTGGTCGAATCGTCCCCCGAAAGAGACTATTTTGCTCGATGGATGCGATTTTGAGCACTGGCTTGTTGTGATGGAGAAGCCGGAGGGCGATCCCACAAGAGATGATATTATCGATAGCTATATCAAAACCTTAGCTCAGGTGGTTGGAAG CGAGGAAGAGGCTAGGATGAAGATCTACTCTGTCTCAACCAGACATTATTATGCATTTGGGGCTCTTGTGTCAGAGGAACTCTCTTACAAATTGAAAG AATTAAAAGGAGTTCGGTGGGTGCTCCCAGATTCTTATTTGGATGTTAAAAACAAGGACTATGGAG GAGAGCCATTTATAAATGGGCAAGCTGTACCATACGATCCCAAATACCATGAGGAGTGGGTGAGAAACAATGCCCGTGCCAATGAGAGAAACAGGCGCAATGACAGACCTCGCAACTTTGATAGATCGAGGAACTTTGAGAGGAGGCAGATGGCTAATCAAAATGCCCAGAACCCTGGTCCTAGGCCAAACTTTCAACCTGGTCCAGGGCCAAACCAGGGCAACTTTGCTCCGGGCCCAAACCAGGGCAACTTTGCACCGGGCCCAAATCAGGGCAACTTTGCGCCGGGCCCAAACCAGGGCAACAACAGTCCGAGCAACTATGGTCCAGGACCCAACCAGAGCAACCCTGCTTCATGGCCAAACCAGAACAGCTCTGCCCCAGGCCCAAACCAGAACAACTATGCACCAGGGCAGAATCAGAACTACCCTCCTCCGCCCGGGCCAAACCAGCACAATTACCCCCCTCCTCCAGGGCCGAACCAGCAGAACTACCCTCCGCCAGGTCCTAACCAACACATGTCTGCTAACTATGCTCCAGGGCCTAATCAGAACTACACTCCAGGGCCAAACCCAAACTACTATCCTCCAGGGCCTAATCAGAACAATTATGCTCCAAACATGGATGGGAGAAACCCTTCCCAGAATCAGAACATCCCCCCTCCTAACTATCATCAGTAG
- the LOC116009495 gene encoding uncharacterized protein LOC116009495, translated as MGFTNRNKTWVGNMYRKFECICQDVDGFITKGTVNYVGNQVQSVGDNVKRFYSGVVQDYLSPHNPVEQEGQSTRRKQSNAIAETGLSFHNDCDDAICSSHLNFEESMTMGAQESHSSDYTSSESLQSSLHDVGYAIAETESSLNNDGDAAICRSSHLSFNESMTMVAQGSHSSDNTSSESVQSSLHDVGYAIAETESSLNNGSDVAIYKSSHLSFKESMTTGAQGSHFSDNTSSEALQSSLHGVGPTNQKDDTLSKSFSDDPNLSLNCQIIPKGDFIEEVKIVTEELGSTEYQNSSRSQLLSASHLETDCRTSQEDEMVTTRDATEFVSEGSSMLVEEFVTGESSSSDDKTLTETEALMISIIEDYKDTIISKLSPNIQLHDTDEGSEFTDDGTVCSSLSSASCHVSDASHDWRQLHGKTMWVEQSLNLGSDSSEDIALKSHTFSTDQDHKSQVTSVTSLNDPGLGSFHKRSREHGWHADSSECGSRVSSDLKSPTSSATFSCATNAIDVMPDFCSSALSSDFIGASEGELKHGCQHNQLTALVSPVETDPCMETIDLSDKEKLDFSCVEMDSNKPLNTVSSGPRRLKSYKKLIQNALTSRKKLVTEYKLLAIWYGDIDPESCQHSMDSPAAVPATSLDSCKCCESGWELL; from the exons ATGGGTTTTACAAACAGAAACAAGACTTGGGTTGGTAACATGTATCGTAAGTTTGAGTGTATATGCCAGGATGTTGATGGTTTCATAACCAAG GGTACTGTGAATTATGTTGGGAATCAGGTGCAAAGTGTTGGTGACAACGTGAAAAGGTTTTATTCTGGTGTTGTGCAAGATTATCTGTCACCACATAATCCTGTAGAACAAGAAGGGCAGTccacaagaagaaaacaaagcaatGCAATTGCAGAAACTGGATTGTCTTTTCATAATGATTGTGATGATGCAATTTGTAGTTCACATCTCAACTTCGAGGAGAGTATGACAATGGGGGCTCAGGAATCACATTCTTCTGACTATACGAGTTCTGAATCACTACAATCTTCACTTCATGATGTAGGATATGCAATTGCAGAAACTGAATCATCTTTAAATAATGACGGTGATGCTGCAATTTGTAGGAGCTCACATCTCAGCTTCAACGAGAGTATGACAATGGTGGCTCAGGGATCACATTCTTCTGACAATACAAGTTCTGAATCAGTACAATCTTCACTTCATGATGTAGGATATGCAATTGCAGAAACTGAATCATCTTTAAATAATGGCAGTGATGTTGCAATTTATAAGAGCTCACATCTCAGCTTCAAGGAGAGTATGACAACGGGGGCTCAGGGATCACATTTTTCTGACAATACAAGTTCTGAAGCACTACAATCTTCACTTCATGGTGTAGGACCAACTAACCAGAAAGATGATACTCTCAGTAAGAGCTTTTCAGATGACCCGAATCTTTCATTGAACTGTCAGATAATTCCAAAAGGAGACTTCATCGAGGAGGTTAAAATAGTGACTGAGGAACTGGGTtctactgaatatcaaaattcaTCTAGATCACAACTACTTTCTGCCTCGCATCTTGAGACCGACTGTAGAACCTCCCAGGAGGATGAGATGGTGACTACTAGGGATGCTACTGAATTTGTTTCTGAAGGGAGTAGCATGTTGGTGGAAGAGTTTGTGACAGGCGAATCTAGTTCCTCTGATGATAAGACCTTGACCGAAACCGAAGCACTTATGATTTCAATCATTGAGGATTATAAGGACACCATCATTTCCAAGTTGTCTCCTAATATACAACTTCATGATACAGATGAAGGCAGTGAGTTCACGGATGATGGGACAGTGTGTAGTAGCTTGTCTAGTGCTTCTTGTCATGTTTCCGATGCATCACACGATTGGAGACAACTGCATGGGAAGACCATGTGGGTGGAGCAATCACTGAATCTGGGATCAGACTCTTCTGAAGATATTGCGTTGAAGTCCCATACGTTTTCAACTGATCAAGACCACAAATCTCAGGTTACTTCAGTAACTTCACTCAATGATCCAGGACTTGGGTCATTTCATAAAA GAAGCAGAGAACATGGCTGGCATGCTGATTCTAGTGAGTGTGGTTCTAGAGTCTCTAGTGACCTGAAGTCCCCCACATCTTCTGCTACTTTTTCCTGTGCAACCAATGCTATTGATGTGATGCCGGATTTCTGCAGCAGTGCATTGTCTTCAGATTTTATAG GTGCATCAGAAGGTGAGCTCAAGCATGGTTGTCAGCATAATCAATTGACTGCTCTTGTTTCTCCTGTGGAAACAG ATCCTTGCATGGAAACGATTGATCTATCTGATAAGGAGAAACTTGACTTTAGCTGCGTCGAAATGGATAGCAATAAACCACTCAATACTGTCTCTTCAGGACCAAGAAGATTGAAATCTTACAAG AAATTAATACAAAATGCTTTAACTTCTCGGAAGAAATTAGTTACCGAGTACAAGCTGTTGGCAATTTGGTATGGAGATATCGATCCAGAAAGCTGCCAACATTCAATGGATAGCCCTGCTGCTGTCCCTGCAACATCTTTAGACTCATGCAAGTGCTGTGAATCTGGATGGGAGCTTCTGTAA
- the LOC116009067 gene encoding pentatricopeptide repeat-containing protein At1g02370, mitochondrial-like, with amino-acid sequence MMKIVSNRISAGRLTVLRRLCTAVEAKAEAEATPSVQQGNQRLYQRLSALGATKGKASEILNEYIREGIGAAVGKHHLGRCIRELRKYGKHQCALEIMEWMVSRGVNFGPKDHAIHLDLIAKVHGISAAENYFNGLSPDAKVHKTYGALLNCYCVEKMVDKALEVFEKMDKMNYAITSLSFNNLMSLYMRLGQPEKVPPLAEEMKRRNIPLSTFTYNILMNSYTSLGDIEGVERVFEEIKSKNEKMCHWTTYSHLAIAYSKAGLNEKAELALKKLEEEIGPRNREGYHYLISLYAGLSNLGEVHRVWESMKSQFQVTPNYSYLIVLQALSKLNDVDGLKKVFTEWELSCSSFDMRLANSVIGAYLRHDMISEAETVFRIGMERSKGPFFLAWEMFAVSFLKKKKIDRALQCFEAAISRVQEHEWSPKPATIDAFLNYFEEERDVDGAEKFCSDLKKLSCLNGDVYKSLMQTYTAAGRISHDMRQRMEEDGIDMSDELENLLKKVCPE; translated from the exons atgatgaaaattgtaTCCAATCGGATATCAGCAGGGCGATTAACGGTGTTAAGACGACTGTGTACGGCGGTGGAGGCAAAGGCGGAGGCGGAGGCGACGCCTTCTGTGCAGCAAGGAAACCAACGGCTTTACCAGAGACTTTCGGCGTTGGGTGCGACTAAAGGGAAGGCGTCAGAGATACTAAACGAGTACATTAGAGAGGGTATAGGAGCTGCCGTCGGGAAACATCATCTAGGAAGGTGTATCAGGGAGCTGCGCAAATATGGAAAACATCAATGTGCCCTTGAG ATAATGGAATGGATGGTGAGCAGGGGTGTTAACTTTGGGCCTAAAGATCATGCAATTCATTTGGATCTTATAGCAAAGGTTCATGGAATTTCCGCtgctgaaaattattttaatggcCTTTCACCTGATGCAAAGGTTCATAAAACTTATGGAGCTCTGCTAAATTGctattgtgttgaaaagatggTGGACAAAGCATTAGAAGTATTTGAGAAAATGGACAAGATGAACTATGCTATTACGTCGTTGAGTTTTAACAATCTTATGTCATTGTATATGAGACTCGGGCAACCGGAGAAGGTGCCTCCTTTGGCAGAGGAAATGAAGAGAAGAAATATACCGCTAAGCACATTTACTTACAATATTTTGATGAATAGCTATACCTCTCTCGGTGATATAGAGGGAGTGGAGAGAGTTTTTGAGGAGATAaagagtaaaaatgaaaaaatgtgtCATTGGACAACATACAGTCATTTGGCCATTGCCTACTCTAAGGCTGGACTTAATGAGAAGGCTGAGCTAGCTCTGAAAAAGCTGGAGGAAGAGATTGGACCTCGCAATCGTGAAGGGTACCACTATTTAATAAGCTTGTATGCTGGATTGTCCAATCTAGGCGAGGTGCATCGCGTTTGGGAATCTATGAAATCTCAGTTTCAGGTGACTCCCAATTATAGTTATCTTATCGTGCTTCAAGCTCTAAGTAAGCTGAATGATGTGGATGGGTTAAAGAAAGTCTTTACAGAATGGGAACTAAGCTGCTCCAGTTTTGATATGAGACTGGCAAATAGTGTCATTGGTGCTTACTTAAGGCATGACATGATCAGTGAAGCTGAAACCGTATTTCGTATTGGCATGGAGAGATCAAAAGGACCATTCTTCTTGGCATGGGAAATGTTTGCGGTTTCCTTtctgaagaaaaagaaaattgatcgTGCTTTGCAGTGCTTTGAAGCTGCTATATCCAGAGTCCAGGAGCACGAATGGTCTCCAAAACCCGCAACCATAGATGCATTTCTCAATTATTTTGAAGAAGAGAGAGACGTCGATGGTGCTGAAAAGTTCTGCAGTGATTTGAAGAAGCTGAGTTGTCTTAACGGCGATGTGTATAAATCATTGATGCAGACTTACACTGCTGCTGGCAGAATATCACATGATATGCGCCAGAGAATGGAGGAAGATGGAATTGACATGAGTGATGAGCTTGAAAACTTACTAAAAAAGGTTTGCCCTGAATGA
- the LOC116009869 gene encoding tRNA dimethylallyltransferase 9, with protein sequence MLSGGVRMSCLRFRCTPETPLLRPYGLAVHRRRRRLFATSCSASTKPVAGNKEKVIVISGPTGAGKSKLALQLAKRLNGEIISADSVQVYRGLDIGSAKPSLSERKEVPHHLIDILHPSEDYSVGKFFEDARQVTRDVLDRGRVPIVAGGTGLYLRWFVYGKPDVPQASQEITSEVCTEIADLQKDENWEAAVELVVKAGDPGVKSLAANDWYRLRRRLEIIKSSGLSPSAFKVPYNSFKEQFDSGVTDTSDISSSTDGLQQSKEKDLDYDFLCVFLTTQRLDLYRSIDFRCEDMLLENDGLLSEARWLLDLGLLPNSNSATRAIGYRQAMEYLLYCREQGGSSSSRDFFAFLSEFQKASRNFAKRQLTWFRNEPLYHWIDASRPMGSVLDFIYDSYRSQSGHLEVPKSLSVKKEISSRREVAEMKAYRPRNQHFIGRDDCTPVLNWIQSIYGRETASIS encoded by the exons ATGCTTAGCGGCGGTGTCCGAATGAGCTGCCTTCGCTTCCGGTGCACGCCCGAGACGCCTCTTTTGCGCCCTTATGGCCTCGCCGTCCACCGACGCCGCCGCAGATTATTCGCTACCTCCTGCTCCGCCTCCACCAAACCGGTGGCCGGAAACAAGGAGAAGGTAATTGTGATATCAGGACCCACCGGTGCCGGCAAAAGCAAGCTTGCGCTTCAGCTCGCGAAGCGACTCAATGGAGAAATCATCAGCGCCGACTCAGTGCAG GTGTACAGAGGGCTTGATATTGGTTCTGCAAAGCCTTCACTCAGTGAAAGAAAG GAGGTGCCACACCATCTGATTGACATTCTGCATCCATCTGAAG ATTATTCAGTTGGAAAATTCTTTGAGGATGCAAGGCAAGTGACAAGAGATGTCCTTGACAGGGGCCGCGTTCCAATTGTTGCAGGTGGTACTGGATTGTATTTACGGTG GTTTGTTTATGGGAAGCCAGACGTACCACAAGCCTCACAAGAAATAACATCTGAAGTGTGTACAGAGATTGCTGATTTACAGAAAGATGAAAACTGGGAGGCTGCTGTTGAGTTGGTAGTTAAAGCTGGCGATCCAGGAGTTAAGTCTTTAGCTGCAAATGATTGGTACCGTCTACGTCGCAGGCTTGAAATCATCAAG TCAAGTGGGTTATCTCCATCAGCTTTTAAAGTGCCATATAATTCTTTCAAGGAACAGTTTGATTCAGGAGTAACAGATACTTCTGACATTAGTTCTTCCACTGATGGGCTTCAGCAGAGTAAAGAAAAGGATTTGGACTATGACTTCCTCTGTGTATTTCTTACTACCCAGAGGCTAGATCTCTACAGATCAATTGATTTCCGGTGTGAAGATATGCTCTTAG AAAATGATGGACTTCTGTCTGAGGCTAGGTGGCTTCTTGATTTGGGTCTTCTGCCAAACTCAAATTCTGCAACTCGAGCTATTGGTTATCGGCAA GCTATGGAATACCTCCTGTACTGCAGAGAACAAGGGGGTTCTAGTTCTTCAAGGGACTTTTTTGCCTTTCTATCTGAATTCCAGAAAGCATCCAG AAATTTTGCCAAAAGGCAGCTGACATGGTTCCGTAACGAACCACTTTATCACTGGATTGATGCTTCTAGACCCATG GGAAGTGTGCTTGACTTCATCTACGATTCATATCGCAGTCAATCTGGGCATTTGGAGGTTCCTAAATCCCTTTCTGTGAAGAAAGAAATTTCAAGTCGACGTGAAGTTGCAGAAATGAAGGCCTATCGCCCTAGAAACCA GCACTTCATTGGGCGTGATGATTGCACCCCTGTTCTAAACTGGATTCAGAGCATTTATGGGCGAGAAACTGCATCTATTTCTTGA
- the LOC116009870 gene encoding malate dehydrogenase, mitochondrial-like, producing the protein MLRSILRSSTSNASRRGFASGASPERKVAILGAAGGIGQPLSLLMKLNPLVSRLALYDIAGTPGVAADVSHINTGSEVVGYMGDENLGKALEGSDVVIIPAGVPRKPGMTRDDLFNINAGIVKSLCTAIAKYCPNALVNMISNPVNSTVPIAAEVFKMAGTYDEKRLFGVTTLDVVRAKTFYAGKAKVNVAEVNVPVVGGHAGITILPLFSQATPKANLSDDEIVALTKRTQDGGTEVVEAKAGKGSATLSMAYAGAVFADACLKGLNGAPDVVECSFVQSTVTELPFFASKVRIGKNGVEEVLGLGALSDFEKEGLEKLKPELKASIEKGIKFAHQN; encoded by the exons ATGCTGAGATCGATTCTGAGAAGCTCCACTTCAAATGCTTCTCGCCGAGGGTTCGCGTCCGGAGCCTCTCCCGAGAGGAAAGTTGCAATCTTGGGGGCTGCCGGCGGGATCGGTCAGCCACTTTCGCTGCTCATGAAGCTTAATCCTCTAGTTTCTCGCCTTGCGCTCTATGATATTGCGGGTACTCCTGGCGTCGCCGCCGATGTCAGCCATATCAACACCGGATCTGAG GTTGTTGGGTATATGGGAGATGAAAATCTTGGGAAGGCTTTGGAGGGCTCTGATGTCGTCATTATTCCAGCTGGTGTGCCACGAAAGCCAGGCATGACCCGTGATGATCTCTTCAACATCAATGCTGGCATTGTTAAATCTCTCTGCACTGCCATTGCCAAGTATTGCCCTAAT GCACTTGTCAATATGATTAGCAACCCTGTGAACTCCACTGTCCCAATTGCTGCTGAGGTCTTCAAAATGGCTGGAACTTATGATGAAAAGAGACTCTTTGGTGTTACCACCCTTGATGTAGTCAGGGCCAAGACTTTCTATGCTGGAAAAGCTAAAGTTAATGTTGCTG AGGTCAATGTACCTGTAGTCGGTGGCCATGCAGGCATAACAATTCTCCCACTGTTTTCCCAA GCTACTCCAAAAGCCAACTTGTCAGATGATGAGATTGTAGCGCTCACCAAACGAACCCAAGATGGTGGAACAGAGGTTGTAGAAGCCAAAGCAGGGAAAGGTTCAGCAACCCTCTCTATGGC CTATGCTGGGGCCGTATTTGCGGATGCTTGCTTGAAAGGACTCAATGGAGCTCCAGATGTTGTGGAGTGTTCTTTTGTGCAGTCTACTGTCACTGAACTTCCTTTCTTTGCATCTAAG GTGAGAATAGGGAAAAATGGTGTCGAAGAAGTTCTAGGGTTGGGTGCACTCTCAGACTTCGAGAAGGAAGGGCTTGAAAAGCTTAAACCTGAGCTGAAAGCATCCATTGAAAAGGGAATCAAATTTGCCCACCAAAATTAG